One Helianthus annuus cultivar XRQ/B chromosome 12, HanXRQr2.0-SUNRISE, whole genome shotgun sequence genomic region harbors:
- the LOC110892758 gene encoding uncharacterized protein LOC110892758, which produces MEAVHGGRGRWGFLPLNLRFKGSWFSLVKEVEKRQVNGKSFFDLLSAKVRNGLTVKFWSDNWVGLTVLKDRWPKLYCLEKDKQCVVADRLIWDGSMWRFTPNWKHGLSTVEEISEMQDVDFLLNNSSLSSEVDRWFWGEDGNEPMSVASVKKWIRKGTEVLRDHSMIWESWVPNKVNLFIWRAEMDRIPTKEALIRIHVNIQDDSCALCNSATENVMHLFTGCYFACGVWSAVGIWCDIGPVMAFDFIDLLHVQDQSHRGKWAQKIIRVIVYITCWVVWKLRNERIFQGANPKVVDAVARIKSWPFLWLKNRSKYTCIEWKDWGRNPLYML; this is translated from the coding sequence ATGGAAGCGGTGCATGGGGGGAGGGGCAGGTGGGGTTTTTTACCGTTGAATCTCCGGTTCAAAGGGAGTTGGTTTTCTTTGGTTAAGGAGGTGGAGAAACGTCAGGTCAACGGAAAATCTTTCTTTGACTTGTTATCGGCTAAGGTAAGGAATGGGTTGACAGTGAAGTTCTGGTCTGACAACTGGGTGGGCTTGACGGTTTTAAAAGACAGGTGGCCTAAACTTTATTGTTTGGAGAAAGATAAACAATGTGTTGTGGCGGATAGGTTGATATGGGATGGCAGTATGTGGAGGTTCACGCCGAATTGGAAGCATGGTTTATCTACTGTTGAGGAGATTTCAGAGATGCAAGACGTTGATTTCCTCCTTAATAATAGCTCTTTATCTAGCGAAGTTGATCGATGGTTCTGGGGAGAAGATGGTAACGAGCCAATGTCGGTCGCTTCGGTGAAAAAGTGGATTAGGAAGGGTACAGAGGTTCTGAGGGATCACTCGATGATATGGGAGTCATGGGTTCCGAATAAGGTTAATCTATTTATTTGGAGAGCGGAAATGGATCGTATACCGACTAAAGAGGCGCTGATTCGAATACATGTTAATATTCAAGATGATTCTTGTGCTTTATGTAATTCAGCAACCGAAAATGTGATGCACTTGTTTACAGGGTGTTATTTTGCTTGTGGTGTTTGGTCGGCTGTGGGTATTTGGTGTGATATTGGGCCGGTCATGGCATTTGACTTTATTGATCTTCTGCATGTGCAAGACCAATCGCACAGAGGGAAGTGGGCTCAAAAAATTATTAGAGTTATAGTTTATATTACATGCTGGGTGGTGTGGAAGTTGAGGAATGAAAGAATATTTCAAGGGGCTAACCCGAAGGTGGTCGACGCGGTTGCTCGGATAAAATCCTGGCCGTTCCTATGGTTAAAAAATAGATCTAAATATACTTGTATAGAATGGAAAGACTGGGGTCGTAACCCTCTTTATATGTTGTAA